In Promicromonospora sp. Populi, one genomic interval encodes:
- a CDS encoding lipocalin-like domain-containing protein — MSVTSTVVPARLGSTPEDYARLGIAHRHIEPREDGMRTDGSPGTFEWWYFDAHLADGAKLVVVFFSKQFTDLKKPLTPVVRIDLTLPDGTTIEKFVEFDADAFYASTETCDVRIGDNVFSGDLHRYTIRAKLDDVEVDITLTGQVPAWRPETGYWFFGDDAEFAWLPSVPQGAVEVTYSSGGQTVTTTGVGYHDHNWGNASMLDLIHHWYWARGAAGPYSVIASYITAQKDFGYETLPVFMLAREGELIGDDGDKVTFEELGRYTDQSTGKPVGNVTRYTYTDGDERYVVTFTRHQDLTAVKFIDDLKGPKKAAARLVGFDGAYLRFTGELRVERYQDGELAESYTDDALWELMYFGKARP; from the coding sequence ATGTCTGTCACCAGCACCGTTGTCCCGGCCCGTCTCGGCAGCACGCCCGAGGACTACGCCCGGCTCGGCATCGCGCACCGCCACATCGAGCCCAGGGAGGATGGGATGCGCACCGACGGCAGCCCTGGCACCTTCGAGTGGTGGTACTTCGACGCCCACCTGGCCGACGGCGCCAAGCTCGTCGTGGTCTTCTTCAGCAAGCAGTTCACCGACCTCAAGAAGCCGCTCACCCCGGTGGTCCGCATCGACCTGACCCTTCCCGACGGCACCACGATCGAGAAGTTCGTCGAGTTCGACGCCGATGCCTTCTACGCGTCCACCGAGACCTGCGACGTCCGCATCGGCGACAACGTGTTCTCAGGCGACCTGCACCGCTACACCATCCGCGCCAAGCTGGACGACGTCGAGGTCGACATCACCCTGACCGGGCAGGTGCCGGCCTGGCGCCCCGAGACCGGGTACTGGTTCTTCGGGGACGACGCGGAGTTCGCCTGGCTGCCGTCGGTGCCGCAGGGCGCCGTCGAGGTGACCTACAGCTCGGGCGGCCAGACGGTCACCACCACCGGCGTCGGCTACCACGACCACAACTGGGGCAACGCCTCGATGCTCGACCTCATCCACCACTGGTACTGGGCGCGCGGTGCGGCCGGCCCGTACTCGGTGATCGCCTCCTACATCACCGCGCAGAAGGACTTCGGATACGAGACGCTGCCGGTGTTCATGCTGGCCCGCGAGGGGGAGCTCATCGGCGACGACGGTGACAAGGTCACCTTCGAGGAGCTGGGCCGGTACACCGACCAGAGCACCGGCAAGCCCGTGGGCAACGTGACCCGCTACACCTACACCGACGGCGACGAGCGCTACGTCGTCACCTTCACGCGGCACCAGGACCTCACGGCGGTCAAGTTCATCGACGACCTCAAGGGGCCCAAGAAGGCGGCTGCCAGGCTCGTCGGGTTCGACGGCGCCTACCTAAGGTTCACCGGCGAGCTGCGCGTGGAGCGGTACCAGGACGGGGAGCTGGCCGAGAGCTACACCGACGACGCACTGTGGGAGCTCATGTACTTCGGCAAGGCGCGCCCCTGA
- a CDS encoding TetR/AcrR family transcriptional regulator yields MTDPDNRSDGVTPKTTRRGRGRPRAGQEPDLDRLLQGALDAFAEQGYDGTSVRGLSRSLGVSHALLTARFGSKEGLWFAAMEHALAQSAQTWRDIDVSPALDDLEALRQALVQQVIISAAHPQVTRIMSREGGIDSPRIRFVVERFINPLRPGVEHLLARLIAAGRIRPVPYATLHYLGVVGGGAIFANPVEAAMLGAPSPPSAADVRAHAHAVADICIAGITIAPSDTKAATMKSPEGVSDDDRES; encoded by the coding sequence ATGACAGATCCAGACAACCGGAGTGACGGGGTGACCCCGAAGACGACGAGGCGCGGACGAGGGCGGCCCAGGGCCGGGCAGGAACCCGACCTGGACCGGCTGCTGCAGGGCGCCCTGGACGCGTTCGCCGAGCAGGGCTATGACGGGACGTCCGTCCGCGGCCTGAGCCGCAGCCTCGGCGTCAGCCACGCCCTGCTGACCGCGCGCTTCGGCTCCAAGGAGGGACTGTGGTTCGCCGCGATGGAACATGCCCTGGCCCAGTCCGCGCAGACCTGGCGGGACATCGACGTCTCGCCCGCGCTCGACGATCTCGAAGCGCTGCGCCAGGCGCTCGTGCAACAGGTGATCATCTCGGCGGCGCACCCTCAGGTGACACGGATCATGAGCCGCGAGGGCGGGATCGACAGCCCGCGTATCCGTTTTGTGGTCGAGCGATTCATCAACCCGCTGCGCCCCGGCGTCGAGCACCTGCTCGCCCGGCTCATCGCGGCCGGACGCATCCGCCCCGTCCCGTACGCAACGCTGCACTATCTGGGCGTCGTGGGTGGCGGCGCGATCTTCGCCAACCCCGTCGAGGCGGCAATGCTCGGCGCCCCGTCGCCGCCCAGCGCCGCCGACGTCCGCGCGCACGCCCACGCCGTGGCGGACATCTGCATCGCCGGGATCACCATCGCACCGTCTGACACAAAGGCAGCAACAATGAAATCACCAGAGGGGGTCAGCGATGATGACCGGGAGAGCTGA
- a CDS encoding carotenoid biosynthesis protein, whose protein sequence is MSLNTRPWRTTLWVITVVVALGLVVSSFAHQLTIPFILVQIVFLLLHGARRYGWSGIAAFVVAGLLISNILENLSIATGFPFGNYYYTGDGKIFEVPWFIGPAYLATGYLAWVVATVLLGDVRRGSSWLTTIGTPVIAAFTMTLWDLSMDPTLATIGHNWIWEDGGGYFGVPLGNFLGWTFTVYLFMQVFALYVRSRGPQPAAGPDLAGSRTRDLASDLQGVVLYGLTGVGFVVAYFIEEHTTVTDATGAVWNTADIYETSALVTVYGMFFFALVALLRIAQQHLTPAPSATSDERTTVSAS, encoded by the coding sequence ATGTCCCTCAACACCCGCCCCTGGCGGACCACCCTGTGGGTGATCACCGTCGTCGTCGCTCTTGGCCTGGTCGTCTCGAGCTTCGCGCACCAGCTCACGATCCCGTTCATCCTGGTGCAGATCGTCTTCCTGCTCCTGCACGGCGCCCGGCGCTACGGCTGGAGCGGCATCGCCGCCTTCGTCGTCGCGGGCCTGCTCATCAGCAACATCCTGGAGAATCTCTCCATCGCCACCGGGTTCCCGTTCGGCAACTACTACTACACCGGCGACGGCAAGATCTTCGAGGTGCCGTGGTTCATCGGGCCGGCCTATCTCGCGACCGGCTACCTCGCCTGGGTCGTGGCCACCGTGCTGCTGGGCGACGTCCGCCGCGGCTCGTCGTGGCTGACCACGATCGGCACCCCCGTCATCGCGGCCTTCACGATGACCCTCTGGGACCTCTCCATGGACCCGACCCTCGCGACGATCGGCCACAACTGGATCTGGGAGGACGGCGGCGGCTACTTCGGCGTACCCCTCGGAAACTTCCTGGGCTGGACCTTCACCGTCTACCTGTTCATGCAGGTCTTCGCGCTCTACGTGCGCAGCCGCGGGCCGCAGCCCGCGGCCGGGCCGGACCTCGCCGGTAGCCGGACCCGTGACCTGGCCAGTGACCTGCAGGGCGTGGTGCTCTACGGGCTGACGGGCGTGGGCTTTGTCGTCGCCTACTTCATCGAAGAGCACACCACGGTCACCGATGCCACCGGCGCCGTCTGGAACACCGCCGACATCTACGAGACCTCGGCCCTGGTCACCGTCTACGGCATGTTCTTCTTTGCCCTGGTGGCGCTGCTGCGAATCGCGCAGCAGCACCTCACCCCGGCGCCGTCCGCGACATCCGACGAACGGACGACCGTGTCCGCGTCATAG
- a CDS encoding TetR/AcrR family transcriptional regulator, which translates to MTDPDDRRAQVARPTTTRGPGRPRAGAEPDSDRLLQGALDTFAEKGYDGTSVRELSRRLGISHALLTGRYGSKEGLWFAAMEHALGQAERTWRSIDLKPGLDDLEALRQALVLQVVLSAAHPQVVRIMSREGSIDSPRVRFVMERFINPLRPGVEHLLARLVAAGRIRPVPYATLHFLVVVGGGAIFANPVEAALLGAPSPPSAADIRAHAETVAGIYIAGIATASPDVPEEKPE; encoded by the coding sequence ATGACAGATCCAGACGATCGCCGTGCTCAGGTAGCTCGTCCGACGACGACGCGCGGACCTGGCCGGCCCCGAGCCGGGGCCGAACCCGACTCGGACCGACTGCTGCAGGGCGCCCTCGACACGTTCGCCGAGAAGGGCTACGACGGGACGTCGGTCCGCGAGCTGAGCCGCCGCCTCGGCATCAGCCACGCCCTGCTGACCGGCCGCTACGGGTCGAAGGAGGGCCTCTGGTTCGCCGCCATGGAGCACGCTCTGGGCCAGGCTGAGCGGACCTGGCGGAGCATCGACCTCAAGCCCGGGCTGGACGACCTCGAAGCACTCCGGCAGGCGCTCGTGCTGCAGGTGGTCCTCTCCGCGGCGCACCCCCAGGTGGTGCGGATCATGAGCCGCGAGGGCTCGATCGACAGCCCGCGCGTGCGTTTTGTGATGGAGCGATTCATCAACCCGCTGCGTCCCGGCGTCGAGCACCTGCTCGCCCGGCTGGTCGCGGCCGGGCGTATCCGTCCCGTTCCCTACGCGACGCTGCACTTCCTGGTGGTCGTCGGCGGCGGCGCGATCTTCGCCAACCCCGTCGAGGCCGCGCTGCTCGGCGCCCCGTCGCCGCCCAGCGCCGCCGACATCCGCGCCCATGCCGAAACCGTGGCGGGCATCTATATCGCCGGGATCGCGACCGCGTCCCCCGACGTCCCCGAGGAGAAACCGGAGTAG
- a CDS encoding carotenoid biosynthesis protein, whose amino-acid sequence MSLNTRPWRTTLWVITAVSALGLIASAFDPDLRVPFTVAQIAFVLLHGARRYGWNGIAVFVVAGLIISNIMENLSIGTGFPFGNYHYTGGGKIFEVPWFIGPFYLATGYLAWIVATRLLGDVHRGSPWLTTIGTPVIAAFTMTAWDLAVDPTAATIQQRWIWEDGGGYFGVPLVNFLGWTLTVYLFVQVFALYLRSRGPEPVAGSGLAGDPAGDRTGDLQAIGLYGLTSLAFFVGYFTNEHTTVTDATGAVWNTADIYETSALVAVYGMVLFTLLALLRIAQRARV is encoded by the coding sequence ATGTCCCTCAACACCCGACCCTGGCGGACCACCCTGTGGGTGATCACCGCCGTCAGCGCCCTCGGCCTGATCGCATCGGCCTTCGATCCTGACCTCAGGGTCCCGTTCACAGTGGCGCAGATCGCCTTTGTGCTCCTGCACGGGGCCCGTCGTTACGGCTGGAACGGCATCGCCGTCTTCGTCGTGGCGGGCCTGATCATCAGCAACATCATGGAGAACCTCAGCATCGGCACGGGGTTCCCGTTCGGCAACTACCACTACACCGGCGGCGGCAAGATCTTCGAGGTCCCCTGGTTCATCGGGCCCTTCTACCTCGCCACCGGCTACCTCGCCTGGATCGTGGCCACCAGGCTGCTGGGCGACGTCCACCGCGGCTCACCGTGGCTGACCACCATCGGCACCCCGGTCATCGCGGCCTTCACGATGACCGCCTGGGACCTCGCGGTCGATCCGACCGCCGCGACGATCCAGCAGCGCTGGATCTGGGAGGACGGCGGCGGCTACTTCGGCGTGCCCCTGGTCAACTTCCTGGGCTGGACCTTGACCGTCTACCTGTTCGTGCAGGTCTTTGCCCTCTACCTGCGCAGCCGCGGTCCGGAGCCCGTCGCCGGGTCGGGCCTCGCGGGTGACCCGGCCGGCGACCGGACGGGCGACCTGCAGGCCATTGGGCTCTACGGGCTCACGTCGCTCGCATTCTTCGTCGGGTACTTCACCAACGAGCACACCACTGTCACCGATGCCACCGGCGCCGTCTGGAACACGGCCGACATCTACGAGACCTCAGCCCTGGTCGCCGTCTACGGCATGGTCCTCTTCACCCTGCTCGCCCTGCTCCGCATCGCACAGCGGGCCCGTGTCTAG
- a CDS encoding potassium transporter Kup, with translation MTNPVSRPADVLRLAVVVGALGVVFGDIGTSPIYTIQTVFNPADPHPVPATTENVYGVVSLIFWSVMLIVTVTYVLLAMRVDNDGEGGIMALITLLRRWAAKGKTRVTMTLAGLGLFGAALFLGDSMITPAISVLSAVEGLRIIDPSFEGWIVPVTAVIIVILFAAQKFGTAAVGRLFGPVMITWFVAIAALGVWGITSEPGILRALSPTYALGFLAGHFDLAFFALAAIVLSVTGAEALYADMGHFGRRPISVGWIFLVFPACTLSYLGQGALILQDQSNISAPFFLLTPDWALIPMVVLATAATVIASQAVITGAFSVTAQAAQLGYLPRLRILHTSRSSHGQIYVPWINWLLMVSVLTLVFAFRNSASLAYAFGMAVTGTITIATILFFYVAWRTWRTPKWFLATLAVVLLAVDGLFLAANLTKIVHGAWLPLVIAVTAFTVMSTWQRGRQVVTARREAMEGSLREFVDGLTDRPAPVQVVGGTAIFLNRGSETAPLALRSNVEHNHVRHEHVAVVAVEIAVVPRIADDERVTVEHLGEGEDGITHLTVRFGYGERPDVPAALAQLGPDDTEGDLDLENATYFLSRIELRLGDEPETRMPTWRRRLFIATSFITADAAEHFNLPRDRTVLLGSHVDV, from the coding sequence GTGACCAACCCCGTATCCCGGCCGGCGGATGTCCTGCGCCTCGCCGTCGTCGTCGGCGCCCTCGGTGTTGTGTTCGGCGACATCGGCACCAGCCCGATCTACACCATCCAGACGGTCTTCAACCCGGCAGACCCGCACCCGGTGCCTGCCACCACCGAGAACGTCTACGGCGTCGTCTCGCTGATCTTCTGGTCGGTGATGCTCATCGTCACCGTCACCTACGTGCTCCTCGCGATGCGCGTGGACAACGACGGCGAGGGCGGGATCATGGCCCTGATCACCCTGCTGCGCCGGTGGGCCGCCAAGGGCAAGACGCGGGTGACCATGACGCTGGCGGGCCTCGGGCTGTTCGGCGCCGCGCTGTTCCTCGGCGACAGCATGATCACGCCGGCCATCTCGGTGCTCTCCGCGGTGGAGGGCCTACGGATCATCGACCCCTCGTTCGAGGGCTGGATCGTCCCGGTCACCGCGGTGATCATCGTCATCCTGTTCGCCGCGCAGAAGTTCGGGACGGCGGCGGTCGGGCGCCTGTTCGGGCCGGTCATGATCACGTGGTTCGTCGCGATCGCCGCCCTCGGCGTGTGGGGCATCACGAGCGAGCCCGGGATCCTGCGGGCGCTCTCGCCCACGTACGCGCTCGGGTTCCTGGCCGGGCACTTCGACCTGGCCTTCTTCGCGCTGGCCGCGATCGTGCTGTCGGTCACCGGCGCGGAGGCCCTGTACGCCGACATGGGGCACTTCGGCCGCAGGCCCATCTCCGTCGGGTGGATCTTCCTCGTGTTCCCGGCCTGCACGCTGAGCTACCTGGGCCAGGGCGCGCTGATCCTCCAGGACCAGTCGAACATCTCGGCGCCGTTCTTCCTGCTGACGCCGGACTGGGCACTGATCCCGATGGTCGTGCTCGCCACCGCCGCGACCGTGATCGCATCGCAGGCCGTCATCACCGGCGCGTTCTCCGTGACGGCCCAGGCCGCGCAGCTCGGCTACCTGCCCCGGCTGCGGATCCTGCACACGTCGCGCTCCTCGCACGGCCAGATCTACGTCCCGTGGATCAACTGGCTGCTGATGGTCTCGGTGCTCACCCTCGTCTTCGCGTTCCGCAACTCGGCCTCCCTTGCCTACGCCTTCGGCATGGCGGTCACAGGCACCATCACGATCGCGACGATCCTGTTCTTCTACGTCGCGTGGCGCACCTGGCGCACGCCCAAGTGGTTCTTGGCGACCTTGGCCGTGGTGCTGCTGGCGGTCGACGGCCTGTTCCTCGCCGCCAACCTGACCAAGATCGTGCACGGTGCCTGGCTCCCGCTGGTCATCGCGGTCACCGCCTTCACGGTCATGTCGACGTGGCAGCGCGGACGCCAGGTGGTCACGGCTCGGCGAGAGGCCATGGAGGGCTCGCTGCGCGAGTTCGTGGACGGCCTCACGGACCGGCCCGCGCCCGTGCAGGTGGTCGGCGGTACGGCCATCTTCCTGAACCGCGGGAGCGAGACCGCGCCGCTGGCGCTGCGCTCCAACGTCGAGCACAACCATGTGCGCCACGAGCACGTGGCGGTGGTGGCCGTGGAGATCGCCGTCGTCCCGCGCATCGCCGACGACGAACGCGTGACCGTCGAGCACCTCGGAGAGGGCGAGGACGGCATCACCCACCTGACCGTGCGGTTCGGGTACGGCGAGCGGCCGGACGTCCCCGCGGCCCTCGCGCAGCTCGGGCCCGACGACACCGAGGGGGACCTCGACCTCGAGAACGCCACGTACTTCCTGTCCCGGATCGAGCTGCGGCTCGGCGACGAACCAGAGACGAGGATGCCGACCTGGCGCAGGCGCCTGTTCATCGCGACATCGTTCATCACCGCGGACGCCGCCGAGCACTTCAACCTGCCGCGCGACCGGACCGTGCTGCTCGGGTCCCACGTCGACGTCTAG
- a CDS encoding small multidrug efflux protein, producing the protein MTLVDNFQDFVAQVPELVQPLIVAAAGAVPFIEGEGGVLIGIVGGVPPVVAAIAAIAGNFLCVAVLVLLSSGARNAVVTRHRAKVYARDGVGSGSAVEAAPVEAPAETRGSARRAKFQHAYERYGVPGVSLLGPLLLPTHFTATMLAASGIGKARILFWQLIAIVGWTTITAVIVGGVFNAVG; encoded by the coding sequence ATGACACTCGTCGACAACTTCCAGGACTTCGTTGCCCAGGTGCCCGAGCTTGTCCAGCCGCTCATCGTCGCGGCTGCGGGCGCGGTCCCCTTCATCGAGGGTGAGGGAGGCGTGCTGATCGGCATTGTCGGCGGCGTACCCCCGGTCGTCGCCGCCATTGCCGCCATTGCCGGCAACTTCCTCTGCGTGGCCGTGCTCGTGCTGCTCAGCTCCGGTGCGCGCAACGCCGTCGTGACCCGGCACCGCGCGAAGGTATACGCCCGGGACGGCGTCGGCAGCGGGTCTGCCGTGGAGGCGGCCCCGGTCGAGGCCCCCGCCGAGACCCGGGGCTCCGCGCGCCGGGCGAAGTTCCAGCACGCGTACGAGCGTTACGGCGTGCCGGGCGTGAGCCTGCTCGGCCCCCTGCTGCTGCCCACGCACTTCACGGCCACGATGCTCGCTGCCTCCGGCATCGGCAAGGCCCGCATCCTGTTCTGGCAGCTGATCGCGATCGTCGGCTGGACGACGATCACGGCGGTCATCGTCGGCGGCGTCTTCAACGCCGTCGGCTGA
- a CDS encoding sensor histidine kinase, with amino-acid sequence MSSQPGPATVSAAAQARSTLLLTRSISATWWYVASAVVFFELAILLLLVNTLGESGSGGLTVAAVGVGGLLWFAATLVPLFDYRHRTDTTPLVVWRRHLAPLLIGVVYGLTAGITTGAWVLGVLPAVQLVMLLNWPPGVRLRVVLAATALLVALSVVDLRLTLGESSASWYQLLFLAAALPVVTVSSLWWWDVLVTLDRARASEARLAATQERLRVATDVHDLQGHHLQVIALQLELAERVMPQDPEAGMEQLRAARASVDDARQGTRDLATRFRSVPLRDELANAVDLLRAGGTKAEATVDPDASRAPASALGPVIRETTTNVLRHGGGAWARLSLTHSGGSWRYEISNDVADDGADDAGASAGGAGLEGLARRAEEAGGNLEVRRGGETFTVVVTVPAAGATGEDAG; translated from the coding sequence ATGAGCAGCCAGCCCGGTCCAGCCACCGTGTCCGCGGCGGCGCAGGCGCGCAGCACGCTGCTGCTCACCCGGAGCATCAGCGCGACCTGGTGGTACGTGGCTTCGGCGGTCGTGTTCTTCGAGCTGGCGATCCTCCTGCTCCTGGTGAACACCCTCGGCGAGTCCGGCTCCGGCGGCCTCACCGTCGCCGCCGTCGGCGTCGGCGGGCTGCTGTGGTTCGCGGCGACGCTGGTCCCGCTGTTCGACTACCGGCACCGGACGGACACGACGCCGCTGGTGGTCTGGCGGCGCCACCTCGCGCCGCTGCTGATCGGCGTGGTCTATGGGCTCACGGCCGGGATCACCACCGGGGCCTGGGTGCTGGGCGTGCTGCCCGCGGTCCAGCTGGTCATGCTGCTGAACTGGCCGCCGGGCGTGCGCCTCCGGGTGGTGCTGGCCGCGACCGCGCTGCTCGTCGCGCTGTCGGTGGTCGACCTCCGGCTCACTCTCGGCGAGAGCAGCGCGAGCTGGTATCAGCTCCTCTTCCTCGCCGCTGCCCTTCCGGTCGTCACCGTCAGCTCGCTGTGGTGGTGGGACGTGCTCGTCACGCTCGACCGGGCGCGCGCCTCGGAGGCCAGGCTCGCGGCGACCCAGGAGCGGCTGCGGGTCGCGACGGACGTGCACGACCTGCAGGGGCACCACCTCCAGGTCATCGCCCTCCAGCTGGAGCTCGCCGAACGCGTCATGCCCCAGGATCCGGAGGCCGGCATGGAACAGCTGCGCGCGGCGCGGGCCAGCGTGGACGACGCGCGGCAGGGCACCCGCGACCTGGCCACCCGCTTCCGCTCCGTACCGCTGCGCGACGAGCTCGCCAACGCGGTGGACCTGCTCCGCGCCGGCGGCACGAAGGCCGAGGCGACGGTGGATCCGGACGCGTCGCGGGCGCCGGCGTCGGCCCTCGGCCCGGTCATCCGAGAGACGACGACGAACGTGCTGCGCCACGGCGGCGGCGCGTGGGCACGCCTGTCCCTCACGCACTCGGGCGGGTCGTGGCGCTACGAGATCTCCAACGATGTCGCCGACGACGGCGCCGACGACGCGGGCGCGAGCGCCGGCGGCGCGGGCCTGGAGGGGCTAGCGCGACGGGCGGAAGAGGCAGGCGGGAACCTCGAGGTGCGGCGCGGGGGCGAGACGTTCACCGTGGTCGTCACGGTTCCGGCCGCAGGAGCCACAGGGGAGGACGCCGGATGA
- a CDS encoding response regulator produces the protein MIRVLLADDEGMIRSALAALLRLEPDIEVVAECADGAEAVAEAERLKPDVCLLDLEMPQLDGVEVTARLNRTIATRCVIVTRHARPGVLRRALVSGAAGFLPKSRGADEVAAVIRRVAAGRRYIDPEVAADALSDERSPLTDRELDVLRAGRRGETNQQIARTLSLAPGTVRNHVSTVLGKLAVDTRQQAVLLAEERGWI, from the coding sequence ATGATCCGGGTGCTGCTCGCCGATGACGAGGGGATGATCCGGTCGGCGCTGGCCGCGCTGCTGCGCCTGGAGCCGGATATCGAGGTGGTGGCGGAGTGCGCCGACGGCGCGGAGGCGGTGGCCGAGGCCGAGCGGCTGAAGCCGGACGTCTGCCTGCTGGACCTCGAGATGCCGCAGCTTGACGGTGTCGAGGTCACCGCACGGCTGAACCGCACGATCGCCACCCGGTGTGTGATCGTCACGCGCCATGCCCGACCGGGTGTCCTGCGGCGAGCGCTGGTCTCGGGGGCCGCCGGGTTCCTGCCCAAGTCCCGCGGCGCCGACGAGGTAGCGGCAGTCATCCGTCGCGTGGCCGCGGGCCGGCGCTACATCGATCCGGAGGTCGCCGCCGACGCGCTGAGCGACGAACGCTCACCGCTGACCGACCGTGAGCTCGACGTGCTGCGCGCCGGCCGACGCGGCGAGACGAACCAGCAGATCGCGCGCACCCTGTCCCTCGCCCCGGGCACGGTGCGCAACCACGTCTCCACGGTGCTGGGCAAGCTCGCGGTAGACACCCGTCAGCAGGCCGTGCTCCTCGCGGAGGAGCGCGGCTGGATCTGA
- a CDS encoding zf-HC2 domain-containing protein: protein MSITSDVRLDDLDAELSVLDVSKPECRSTRAAMHAYLDRRLHDRRQHLLEVHLDSCPGCIRAFIDIRQVSWTRRAVAGVVGVAE from the coding sequence GTGTCGATCACCAGTGACGTGCGATTAGACGACTTGGACGCCGAGCTGAGCGTCCTCGACGTCAGCAAGCCGGAGTGCCGCTCCACCCGCGCCGCGATGCACGCCTATCTCGACAGGCGCCTCCACGATCGCCGCCAGCACCTCCTCGAGGTCCACCTGGACAGCTGCCCCGGGTGCATCCGCGCCTTCATCGACATCCGCCAGGTCTCCTGGACGCGGCGCGCCGTGGCCGGCGTCGTCGGCGTCGCCGAATAG